A window of the Streptomyces sp. NBC_00250 genome harbors these coding sequences:
- a CDS encoding aminodeoxychorismate/anthranilate synthase component II → MSARILVVDNYDSFVFNLVQYLYQLGAECEVLRNDEVELSHAQDGFDGVLLSPGPGAPEQAGVCIDMVRHCADTGVPVFGVCLGMQSMAVAYGGVVDRAPELLHGKTSLVTHEGQGVFAGLPSPFTATRYHSLAAEPAALPAELQVTARTEDGIIMGLRHRELPVEGVQFHPESVLTEHGHLMLANWLEQCGDKGAVGRSAGLAPVVGKAVA, encoded by the coding sequence GTGAGCGCGCGAATTCTCGTCGTCGACAACTACGACAGCTTCGTCTTCAACCTCGTTCAGTACCTCTACCAGCTCGGCGCCGAGTGCGAAGTCCTCCGCAACGACGAGGTCGAGCTGAGCCACGCCCAGGACGGCTTCGACGGCGTCCTGCTCTCGCCCGGACCCGGCGCGCCCGAACAGGCCGGGGTCTGCATCGACATGGTCCGCCACTGCGCGGACACCGGCGTGCCCGTCTTCGGGGTCTGCCTCGGCATGCAGTCGATGGCCGTGGCGTACGGCGGGGTCGTCGACCGCGCGCCCGAGCTGCTGCACGGCAAGACCTCGCTCGTCACGCACGAGGGCCAGGGCGTCTTCGCCGGGCTGCCCTCGCCGTTCACCGCGACCCGCTACCACTCGCTCGCCGCCGAGCCCGCCGCGCTGCCGGCCGAGCTCCAGGTCACCGCGCGGACCGAGGACGGCATCATCATGGGCCTTCGCCACCGCGAACTGCCCGTCGAGGGCGTCCAGTTCCACCCCGAGTCCGTCCTCACCGAGCACGGGCACCTGATGCTCGCCAACTGGCTGGAGCAGTGCGGCGACAAGGGGGCGGTCGGACGGTCGGCGGGGCTCGCGCCGGTGGTGGGCAAGGCCGTCGCGTGA
- a CDS encoding class E sortase, whose amino-acid sequence MRLVVRTFSELCITVGALIVLFVVYVLYWTGVQAASASAGQIDTLQREWTSTPVRTAAPAPRAVPYVPGRGIAVMYVPRLGKDWKWPVLQGTEVGTLKKGLGHYAGTARLGATGNFAVAGHRRTYGDPFKDFPRLREGDAIVLTDGTTWFTYRVDRAPHRTVPTDIGVIDPVPVKSGFAGPGRYLTLTTCEPEWGSSHRLVVWAHLDATRPVADGRPQALDS is encoded by the coding sequence TTGCGTCTCGTCGTGAGGACCTTCAGCGAGCTGTGCATCACCGTCGGCGCCCTGATCGTCCTCTTCGTCGTGTACGTCCTGTACTGGACCGGCGTCCAGGCCGCGAGCGCGAGCGCCGGCCAGATCGACACCCTCCAGCGGGAGTGGACGAGCACCCCGGTCCGGACCGCCGCCCCCGCCCCCAGGGCCGTGCCGTACGTCCCCGGCCGGGGCATCGCCGTCATGTACGTCCCCCGGCTCGGCAAGGACTGGAAGTGGCCGGTCCTCCAGGGCACGGAGGTCGGCACCCTGAAGAAGGGCCTCGGCCACTACGCCGGCACCGCCCGGCTCGGCGCGACCGGCAACTTCGCCGTCGCCGGCCACCGCCGCACCTACGGCGACCCCTTCAAGGACTTCCCCCGGCTGCGCGAGGGCGACGCGATCGTCCTCACCGACGGGACGACCTGGTTCACGTACCGCGTCGACCGCGCTCCCCACCGGACCGTGCCCACGGACATCGGCGTCATCGATCCCGTACCCGTGAAGTCCGGCTTCGCCGGGCCCGGCCGCTATCTCACCCTCACCACCTGCGAACCCGAGTGGGGCAGCAGCCACCGGCTGGTCGTCTGGGCGCACCTCGACGCCACCCGTCCGGTCGCCGACGGCCGTCCACAGGCTTTGGACAGCTGA
- the pknB gene encoding Stk1 family PASTA domain-containing Ser/Thr kinase, producing the protein MEEPRRLGGRYELGSVLGRGGMAEVYLGQDTRLGRTVAVKTLRADLARDPSFQARFRREAQSAASLNHPAIVAVYDTGEDYVDGVSIPYIVMEYVDGSTLRELLHSGRKLLPERTLEMTVGILQALEYSHRAGIVHRDIKPANVMLTRTGQVKVMDFGIARAMGDSGMTMTQTAAVIGTAQYLSPEQAKGEQVDARSDLYSTGCLLYELLTVRPPFIGDSPVAVAYQHVREEPQPPSNFDPEITPEMDAIVLKALVKDPDYRYQSADEMRADIEACLDGQPVAAAAAMGMGMGMGSAPAYGGGYGGYPEDQPTTALRQADPAGQTSMLPPINADDGGYGYDDRPDRRRGGQKKSNTSTILLVLAGILVLVGAIFIGVSLFEKKDGVRQVTVPQLVGLTLEAANGNATNSEVKLQEAGTERCDQPKGSICRQSPVAENAAKMDTGATIQVYVSEGAPLAEVPDVVEQSQERAEETLKDKGFKVKVVQEESDEDPGTVLRQNPDGLTKAEKNSEVTITVAKQKLLQLPDVKNRSYDQAVQQLNGVGFSNIVKEEVDNDQPAGTVVDQTPQGPSDQSKEVQITLKVSKGPQQTQVQIPGDLTNRPFKDVKAQLEALNLVVVQEGSDKEDAMVLGTNPAANSMVNPGTSITVYTIGGGGNGGNNGNPGDGGGGFFD; encoded by the coding sequence ATGGAAGAGCCGCGTCGCCTCGGCGGCCGGTACGAGCTGGGCTCGGTGCTCGGCCGTGGTGGCATGGCCGAGGTGTACCTCGGACAGGACACCCGGCTCGGCCGCACCGTCGCCGTGAAGACGCTGCGGGCCGACCTGGCCCGCGACCCGTCCTTCCAGGCCCGGTTCCGCCGTGAGGCACAGTCCGCCGCCTCGCTGAACCATCCGGCGATCGTCGCGGTCTACGACACCGGCGAGGACTACGTCGACGGGGTCTCCATCCCGTACATCGTGATGGAGTACGTCGACGGGTCGACCCTGCGTGAGCTGCTGCACTCCGGGCGCAAGCTGCTGCCCGAGCGCACGCTCGAGATGACGGTCGGCATCCTCCAGGCGCTGGAGTACTCGCACCGCGCCGGCATCGTGCACCGTGACATCAAGCCGGCGAACGTCATGCTGACGCGCACCGGCCAGGTCAAGGTCATGGACTTCGGCATCGCACGCGCCATGGGCGACTCCGGCATGACCATGACGCAGACCGCCGCGGTGATCGGTACGGCCCAGTACCTCTCCCCGGAGCAGGCCAAGGGCGAGCAGGTCGACGCCCGCTCCGACCTGTACTCCACGGGCTGCCTGCTGTACGAGCTCCTCACCGTCCGTCCCCCGTTCATCGGTGACTCCCCGGTCGCGGTCGCGTACCAGCACGTCCGCGAGGAGCCGCAGCCGCCGAGCAACTTCGACCCCGAGATCACGCCCGAGATGGACGCCATCGTCCTCAAGGCGCTGGTCAAGGACCCCGACTACCGCTACCAGTCCGCCGACGAGATGCGCGCGGACATCGAGGCCTGCCTCGACGGTCAGCCGGTCGCGGCCGCCGCCGCGATGGGCATGGGGATGGGCATGGGGAGCGCGCCCGCCTACGGCGGGGGCTACGGCGGCTACCCGGAGGACCAGCCGACCACGGCGCTGCGCCAGGCCGACCCGGCAGGCCAGACCTCGATGCTGCCCCCGATCAACGCGGACGACGGTGGCTACGGCTACGACGACCGCCCGGACCGCCGTCGCGGCGGCCAGAAGAAGTCGAACACCTCGACGATCCTGCTGGTCCTCGCGGGCATCCTGGTGCTCGTCGGTGCGATCTTCATCGGCGTCTCCCTCTTCGAGAAGAAGGACGGCGTCCGGCAGGTCACCGTCCCGCAGCTGGTCGGTCTGACCCTGGAGGCGGCGAACGGGAACGCGACCAACTCCGAGGTGAAGCTGCAGGAGGCCGGCACCGAGCGCTGCGACCAGCCCAAGGGCTCCATCTGCCGCCAGTCCCCGGTCGCGGAGAACGCCGCGAAGATGGACACCGGCGCCACGATCCAGGTGTACGTCTCCGAGGGCGCCCCCCTCGCCGAGGTCCCGGACGTCGTCGAGCAGTCCCAGGAGCGCGCCGAGGAGACCCTGAAGGACAAGGGCTTCAAGGTCAAGGTCGTGCAGGAGGAGTCCGACGAGGACCCCGGCACGGTCCTGCGGCAGAACCCGGACGGTCTCACCAAGGCGGAGAAGAACTCCGAGGTGACGATCACCGTCGCGAAGCAGAAGCTGCTCCAGCTCCCGGATGTGAAGAACCGGAGCTACGACCAGGCCGTTCAGCAGCTGAACGGGGTCGGCTTCAGCAACATCGTCAAGGAGGAGGTGGACAACGACCAGCCCGCGGGCACGGTCGTCGACCAGACTCCTCAGGGCCCCTCGGACCAGTCCAAGGAAGTCCAGATCACGCTCAAGGTCTCCAAGGGCCCGCAGCAGACCCAGGTGCAGATTCCCGGCGATCTGACGAACAGGCCGTTCAAGGACGTCAAGGCGCAGCTTGAGGCCCTGAACCTGGTCGTCGTCCAGGAGGGCTCCGACAAGGAGGACGCGATGGTGCTCGGCACGAACCCGGCCGCGAACTCCATGGTCAACCCCGGCACCTCGATCACCGTCTACACGATCGGTGGCGGAGGCAACGGCGGCAACAACGGGAACCCCGGCGACGGCGGCGGCGGCTTCTTCGACTGA
- a CDS encoding Stp1/IreP family PP2C-type Ser/Thr phosphatase, with amino-acid sequence MTLSLRFAAGSHKGMIREGNEDSGYAGPRLLAIADGMGGQAAGEVASSEVISTLVTLDDDVPGSDILTSLGTAVQRANDQLRMMVEEDPQLEGMGTTLTALLWTGQRLGLVHVGDSRAYLLRDGVLTQITQDHTWVQRLVDEGRITEEEATTHPQRSLLMRALGSGDHVEPDLSIREVRAGDRYLICSDGLSGVVSHQTLEDTLASYQGPQETVQELIQLALRGGGPDNITVIVADVLDVDGGDTLAGHLSDTPVIVGAVAENQAAQLNDGGAMQTPAGRASGLGRPAPHQQPPAGGFGPPGSGDDHGYGGMPPQGSFESYTDDDFVKPRKGRKWLKRSFFLILVLAVIGGGLYGGWRWTQTQYFVGSKDQHVALYQGISQDLAWVSLSKVEKDHPEIELKYLPDYQQKQVEDTITGGSLAKAETKISELAVQASACKKTEQRRAAAEKAADQASKPPAETPDGAAKPESKPTTAAPTPGPTLTAEEQKLASNCGKQ; translated from the coding sequence ATGACTCTGTCCCTGCGATTCGCCGCGGGCTCGCACAAGGGCATGATCCGCGAGGGCAACGAGGACTCCGGCTACGCCGGGCCCAGGCTGCTCGCCATCGCCGACGGCATGGGCGGCCAGGCCGCCGGTGAGGTCGCCTCGTCCGAGGTGATCTCCACCCTCGTCACCCTCGACGACGACGTCCCCGGCTCCGACATCCTCACCTCGCTCGGTACGGCGGTGCAGCGCGCCAACGACCAGCTCCGGATGATGGTCGAGGAGGACCCGCAGCTCGAAGGCATGGGCACCACGCTCACCGCCCTGCTGTGGACCGGCCAGCGGCTCGGGCTCGTGCACGTCGGCGACTCGCGCGCCTATCTGCTCCGCGACGGCGTGCTGACCCAGATCACCCAGGACCACACCTGGGTGCAGCGGCTCGTCGACGAGGGCCGGATCACCGAGGAAGAGGCCACCACCCACCCGCAGCGCTCGCTCCTCATGCGCGCGCTCGGCAGCGGTGACCACGTCGAACCCGACCTCTCCATCCGCGAGGTCCGGGCCGGCGACCGCTATCTGATCTGCTCCGACGGCCTGTCCGGCGTGGTCTCGCACCAGACGCTCGAGGACACCCTCGCCAGCTACCAGGGCCCCCAGGAGACCGTGCAGGAGCTGATCCAGCTCGCCCTGCGCGGCGGCGGCCCCGACAACATCACGGTGATCGTCGCCGACGTCCTGGACGTCGACGGCGGCGACACCCTCGCCGGTCACCTCAGCGACACCCCGGTCATCGTGGGCGCGGTCGCCGAGAACCAGGCCGCCCAGCTGAACGACGGCGGGGCCATGCAGACCCCCGCGGGCCGCGCCTCCGGACTCGGCCGCCCGGCCCCGCACCAGCAGCCGCCCGCCGGCGGGTTCGGCCCGCCCGGAAGCGGCGACGACCACGGCTACGGCGGAATGCCCCCGCAGGGCTCCTTCGAGTCGTACACGGACGACGACTTCGTGAAGCCGCGCAAGGGCCGCAAGTGGCTGAAGCGCTCCTTCTTCCTGATCCTCGTCCTCGCGGTCATCGGCGGCGGGCTGTACGGCGGCTGGCGCTGGACGCAGACCCAGTACTTCGTCGGGTCCAAGGACCAGCACGTGGCGCTGTACCAGGGCATCAGCCAGGACCTCGCGTGGGTCTCGCTGTCGAAGGTCGAGAAGGACCACCCCGAGATCGAACTCAAGTACCTCCCCGACTACCAGCAGAAGCAGGTCGAGGACACGATCACGGGCGGCAGCCTCGCCAAGGCCGAGACGAAGATCTCCGAGCTGGCCGTGCAGGCCTCGGCCTGCAAGAAGACCGAGCAGCGCCGTGCCGCCGCCGAGAAGGCCGCCGACCAGGCGAGCAAGCCGCCGGCCGAGACGCCGGACGGCGCCGCCAAACCCGAATCCAAGCCCACCACAGCCGCTCCGACCCCGGGTCCCACCCTCACCGCGGAGGAGCAGAAGCTGGCCTCGAACTGCGGCAAGCAGTAA
- a CDS encoding FtsW/RodA/SpoVE family cell cycle protein codes for MSVVTNTTTIGAIEAPSRRNTELALLAFAVVIPVFAYLNVGLAIDGKVPAGMAGYGLGLALLAGVAHLVVRKWAPYADPLLLPLATLLNGMGLVLIWRLDQSPRLIATSMSRYNSFSPDAPSQMMYSAIGIAMFVGVLLLLKDHRVLQRYTYISMAVSLVLLLLPLVPGLGTDVFGAKIWINVGGFSIQPGEFAKLVLAVFFSGYLMVKRDALALASRRFMGLYLPRGRDLGPILTIWAVSLLILVFENDLGTSLLFFGMFVIMLYVATERTSWIVMGLLMAVAGAVIVGSTASHVQSRVAAWLDPFECLETATDPNMLNACDQMTQVLMSFGSGGILGTGLGQGNSDLIGFAANSDFIFATVGEELGLAGVMVFLLLYGLIVERGVRTALAARDPFGKLLAMGLSGAFALQIFVVAGGVMGLIPLTGMTMPFLAYGGSSVIANWALIGILIRISDTARRPAPAPAPSPDAEMTQVVRP; via the coding sequence ATGAGCGTTGTCACCAACACGACCACCATCGGCGCGATCGAGGCGCCGAGCCGCCGCAACACCGAGCTGGCGCTGCTGGCGTTCGCCGTTGTCATCCCGGTGTTCGCCTACCTCAACGTGGGCCTGGCCATCGACGGCAAGGTCCCGGCCGGCATGGCCGGGTACGGGCTCGGGCTCGCCCTGCTGGCGGGCGTCGCGCACCTGGTGGTGCGGAAGTGGGCCCCGTACGCGGACCCGCTGCTGCTGCCCCTGGCGACCCTGCTCAACGGCATGGGCCTGGTGCTGATCTGGCGGCTCGACCAGTCGCCGCGGCTGATCGCCACCTCGATGAGCCGGTACAACAGCTTCAGTCCCGACGCACCCAGCCAGATGATGTACTCGGCCATCGGCATCGCCATGTTCGTGGGCGTGCTGCTGCTCCTGAAGGACCACCGCGTCCTCCAGCGCTACACGTACATCTCCATGGCGGTCTCCCTCGTCCTGCTGTTGCTGCCGCTCGTCCCGGGCCTCGGCACGGATGTCTTCGGCGCCAAGATCTGGATCAACGTCGGCGGCTTCTCCATCCAGCCCGGTGAGTTCGCCAAGCTGGTCCTCGCGGTCTTCTTCTCCGGCTATCTCATGGTGAAGCGGGACGCTCTGGCCCTGGCCAGCCGTCGCTTCATGGGGCTCTACCTGCCGCGCGGCCGTGACCTCGGCCCGATCCTCACGATCTGGGCGGTCAGCCTCCTCATCCTGGTCTTCGAGAACGACCTCGGTACCTCGCTGCTGTTCTTCGGCATGTTCGTGATCATGCTGTACGTGGCGACCGAGCGGACCAGCTGGATCGTCATGGGTCTGCTGATGGCCGTGGCCGGCGCGGTGATCGTCGGCTCCACGGCCAGCCACGTGCAGTCCCGTGTGGCGGCCTGGCTCGACCCGTTCGAGTGCCTGGAGACGGCCACCGACCCCAACATGCTGAACGCGTGTGACCAGATGACCCAGGTGCTGATGTCCTTCGGCTCCGGCGGCATCCTCGGCACCGGCCTCGGCCAGGGCAACTCCGACCTGATCGGGTTCGCCGCCAACTCCGACTTCATCTTCGCCACCGTCGGCGAGGAGCTCGGCCTCGCCGGTGTGATGGTCTTCCTGCTCCTCTACGGGCTGATCGTCGAGCGTGGTGTCCGCACCGCCCTCGCCGCCCGTGACCCCTTCGGCAAGCTGCTCGCGATGGGCCTCTCCGGTGCCTTCGCACTCCAGATCTTCGTCGTCGCCGGCGGTGTGATGGGTCTCATCCCGCTCACCGGTATGACCATGCCGTTCCTCGCGTACGGCGGTTCTTCGGTGATCGCCAACTGGGCTCTGATCGGCATCCTGATCCGGATCAGCGACACCGCGCGGCGCCCCGCGCCCGCGCCCGCCCCGTCCCCCGACGCCGAAATGACCCAGGTGGTCCGTCCGTGA
- a CDS encoding class E sortase codes for MTTGSPWFRATNEPEPEPIPVDPYAVPSPYQEPAPAPYPEQPYQEHRQPYQEPRQPYQEHQQPYREPESGYETPYTAPYAAPHEAPREDSSTPSYEPYEAVEVPRPSASDTAVLEAVEALPGPGRAERRRAAKGGRGKSRRGGPPATPSGASPTAPPAAPLSRVEARRAARAAKDSVGVVASRAVGELFITFGVVMLLFVTYQLWWTNILAGQETDRAKEQIEDTWANGDAEKDDSKPGAFEPGEGFAIMYIPKLDVVVPVAEGINKAKVLDKGMVGHYSDGKLKTAMPADKQGNFAVAGHRNTHGEPFRYINQLKPGDPIVVETRNAYYTYEMASILPQTSPSNVSVIDPVPKGSGFTKAGRFITLTTCTPEFTSTYRMIVWGKLVEERPRSQGKPKALVG; via the coding sequence GTGACGACGGGCTCTCCGTGGTTCCGGGCGACGAACGAGCCCGAGCCCGAGCCGATACCCGTGGACCCTTACGCGGTCCCTTCGCCGTACCAGGAACCGGCTCCGGCCCCGTACCCCGAGCAGCCCTACCAGGAGCACCGGCAGCCCTACCAGGAGCCTCGACAGCCCTACCAGGAGCACCAGCAGCCCTACCGGGAACCCGAGTCCGGCTACGAGACCCCTTACACAGCTCCCTACGCAGCTCCCCACGAGGCTCCCCGCGAGGACTCCTCCACGCCCTCGTACGAGCCGTACGAGGCGGTGGAGGTCCCCCGGCCCTCAGCGAGCGACACGGCGGTTCTGGAGGCCGTGGAGGCCCTTCCCGGGCCCGGCCGGGCCGAGCGCCGGCGCGCCGCCAAGGGCGGTCGGGGCAAGAGCCGCCGAGGCGGCCCGCCCGCCACCCCGTCCGGCGCCTCGCCGACCGCCCCGCCCGCGGCCCCGCTCTCCCGCGTCGAGGCCCGGCGTGCCGCCCGCGCGGCCAAGGACAGCGTCGGCGTCGTCGCAAGCCGCGCCGTCGGGGAACTCTTCATCACCTTCGGCGTCGTCATGCTGCTCTTCGTCACCTACCAGCTGTGGTGGACGAACATCCTCGCCGGTCAGGAGACCGACCGGGCCAAGGAGCAGATCGAGGACACCTGGGCCAACGGCGACGCCGAGAAGGACGACAGCAAGCCGGGCGCCTTCGAGCCCGGCGAGGGCTTCGCCATCATGTACATCCCCAAGCTGGACGTCGTCGTCCCCGTCGCCGAGGGCATCAACAAGGCCAAGGTCCTCGACAAGGGCATGGTCGGCCACTACTCCGACGGCAAGCTCAAGACCGCCATGCCCGCCGACAAGCAGGGCAACTTCGCGGTCGCCGGCCACCGCAACACCCACGGCGAGCCGTTCCGGTACATCAACCAGCTGAAGCCCGGCGACCCGATCGTCGTCGAGACCCGGAACGCGTACTACACCTACGAGATGGCGAGCATCCTGCCGCAGACATCGCCCTCCAACGTCTCCGTGATCGACCCGGTGCCGAAGGGCTCGGGCTTCACGAAGGCGGGCCGGTTCATCACGCTGACCACCTGCACACCCGAGTTCACCAGCACCTACCGCATGATCGTGTGGGGCAAGCTGGTCGAGGAACGCCCGCGCAGCCAGGGAAAGCCGAAAGCGCTCGTAGGCTGA
- a CDS encoding peptidoglycan D,D-transpeptidase FtsI family protein produces the protein MNKPLRRVAIFCGLLILALLLRDNWVQFVRADELNAHPKNTRVRIERYANERGNIIVDGKPITGSVDSKDEYFKYKRTYTDGPMWAPVTGYASQAYDANQIEKIEDGILTGNDDRLFFDRTLAMFTGEKKKGGDVVTTLSGAAQKAAFEGLGSKTGAVVAIEPKTGKILAMASTPSYDPTSFAGYSRKDEKAWVALEKDKSKPKLNRAIREIYPPGSVFKVVTAAAALENGKVKDINAATDTPEGWKIPLSRVPMKNHASGCADASLKRALDISCNSVFAKLGDDVGRDKMVEMAEKFGFNAEQFTPVRSSASVYDKTADRGGNALSSIGQFNTATTPLQMAMVTAAIANDGKLMKPYMIDELRAPNVDLLKKTEPEEMSRPVSQENAQLLQQMMESVVTNGTGGNADLNMDGVKVGGKTGTAQHGAKNAKRPYAWFISYAKTAEGSPVAVAVVVEDSAGTDREDISGGGLAAPIAKAVMKAVLKTRG, from the coding sequence GTGAACAAGCCGCTGCGCCGGGTCGCGATCTTCTGCGGCCTGCTCATCCTCGCCCTGCTCCTGCGGGACAACTGGGTCCAGTTCGTCCGAGCCGACGAACTCAACGCCCACCCCAAGAACACCCGTGTCCGGATCGAGCGATACGCGAACGAGCGCGGCAACATCATCGTCGACGGCAAGCCGATCACCGGCTCCGTCGACTCCAAGGACGAGTACTTCAAGTACAAGCGCACCTACACCGACGGCCCCATGTGGGCCCCGGTCACCGGTTACGCCTCGCAGGCCTACGACGCCAACCAGATCGAGAAGATCGAGGACGGCATCCTCACCGGCAACGACGACCGGCTCTTCTTCGACCGCACGCTCGCCATGTTCACCGGTGAGAAGAAGAAGGGCGGCGACGTCGTCACCACCCTCAGCGGGGCCGCCCAGAAGGCCGCCTTCGAGGGCCTCGGCAGCAAGACCGGCGCCGTCGTCGCCATCGAGCCGAAGACCGGCAAGATCCTGGCGATGGCGTCCACCCCCTCGTACGACCCGACCTCCTTCGCCGGCTACTCGCGCAAGGACGAGAAGGCCTGGGTGGCGCTGGAGAAGGACAAGAGCAAGCCGAAGCTGAACCGGGCGATCCGAGAGATCTACCCGCCCGGTTCCGTCTTCAAGGTCGTGACCGCCGCCGCCGCTCTTGAGAACGGCAAGGTCAAGGACATCAACGCGGCGACCGACACCCCCGAGGGCTGGAAGATCCCGCTCTCCCGCGTGCCCATGAAGAACCACGCCAGCGGCTGTGCCGACGCCAGCCTGAAGCGTGCCCTCGACATCTCCTGCAACTCGGTCTTCGCGAAGCTCGGCGACGACGTCGGCCGCGACAAGATGGTGGAGATGGCCGAGAAGTTCGGCTTCAACGCCGAGCAGTTCACCCCGGTCCGTTCCTCCGCCTCGGTCTACGACAAGACGGCCGACCGCGGTGGCAACGCGCTCTCCTCCATCGGCCAGTTCAACACCGCGACCACCCCGCTCCAGATGGCAATGGTCACAGCGGCGATCGCCAACGACGGCAAGCTGATGAAGCCGTACATGATCGACGAGCTGCGCGCCCCCAACGTCGACCTGCTCAAGAAGACCGAGCCGGAGGAGATGAGCCGGCCGGTCTCGCAGGAGAACGCCCAGCTGCTCCAGCAGATGATGGAGAGCGTCGTCACCAACGGCACCGGTGGCAACGCCGACCTGAACATGGACGGCGTGAAGGTCGGCGGCAAGACGGGTACGGCCCAGCACGGCGCCAAGAACGCGAAGCGCCCCTACGCCTGGTTCATCTCGTACGCGAAGACCGCCGAGGGTTCCCCGGTCGCGGTCGCCGTCGTCGTCGAGGACTCGGCGGGCACCGACCGTGAGGACATCAGCGGTGGCGGCCTGGCCGCGCCGATCGCGAAGGCCGTGATGAAGGCGGTCCTGAAGACCCGGGGCTGA
- a CDS encoding class E sortase encodes MARVRNRIAGIISLFGELLITAGVVLGLFVVYSLWWTNVLADRAADQDGAQVRDRWADGPGALDTKDGIGFLHVPAMKNGEVLVKQGTGSDNLNNGVAGYYTDPIKSALPQDKQGNFTLAAHRDGHGAKFHNIHKLKNGDAIVFESKDTWYIYKVYKTLPETTKYNVDVLQPVPKESGKNKPGRFITLTTCTPMYTSDFRYIVWGELERTERVDRDRTPPAELR; translated from the coding sequence GTGGCACGCGTGCGTAATCGGATCGCCGGGATCATCAGCCTCTTCGGTGAACTCCTCATCACGGCGGGCGTGGTGCTCGGCCTCTTCGTCGTCTACTCCCTGTGGTGGACGAACGTCCTCGCCGACCGTGCCGCGGACCAGGACGGCGCCCAGGTCCGCGACCGCTGGGCCGACGGACCCGGAGCGCTCGACACCAAGGACGGCATCGGCTTCCTGCACGTGCCGGCGATGAAGAACGGTGAGGTCCTGGTCAAGCAGGGCACCGGCAGCGACAACCTCAACAACGGCGTTGCCGGCTACTACACCGACCCGATCAAGTCCGCGCTCCCGCAGGACAAGCAGGGCAACTTCACGCTCGCCGCGCACCGGGACGGCCACGGCGCCAAGTTCCACAACATCCACAAGTTGAAGAACGGCGACGCGATCGTCTTCGAGTCCAAGGACACCTGGTACATCTACAAGGTCTACAAGACCCTGCCGGAGACCACGAAGTACAACGTGGACGTCCTCCAGCCCGTGCCGAAGGAGTCCGGCAAGAACAAGCCCGGCCGGTTCATCACCCTGACCACCTGCACCCCCATGTACACCTCCGACTTCCGGTACATCGTCTGGGGCGAGCTGGAGCGCACGGAGAGGGTCGACCGCGACCGGACCCCTCCGGCGGAGCTTCGCTGA
- a CDS encoding DUF881 domain-containing protein has translation MSNSAGTPEGPGRPARWRPVQVLTLAVFALAGLIFVTSFNTAKGTNIRTDASLLRLSDLIEERSHKNAGLDESTSALRSQVDTLAARDDGSTRAEDARLDALEAAAGTTEVSGSGLTVTLDDAPPNAQAAPGYPEPQANDLVIHQQDLQAVVNALWQGGAEGIRVMDQRLISTSAVRCVGNTLILQGRVYSPPYKITAVGDRGKLNRALAGSPAIQNYQLYVKAYGLGWKVDEHRAVTLPGYSGTVDLHYAKPVS, from the coding sequence TTGAGCAATTCCGCCGGCACTCCCGAAGGACCCGGCCGCCCCGCGAGGTGGCGCCCCGTCCAGGTGCTCACCCTTGCCGTTTTCGCCCTCGCCGGACTGATCTTCGTCACGAGTTTCAACACGGCCAAGGGCACCAACATCCGCACCGACGCCTCGCTCCTGCGGCTCTCCGACCTGATCGAGGAACGCAGCCACAAGAACGCGGGCCTCGACGAGTCCACCTCCGCCCTCCGCTCCCAGGTCGACACCCTCGCCGCCCGCGACGACGGTTCCACCCGTGCGGAGGACGCGAGACTCGACGCGCTGGAGGCGGCGGCGGGCACCACCGAGGTCTCCGGCTCCGGTCTCACCGTCACCCTCGACGACGCCCCGCCGAACGCCCAGGCCGCCCCCGGCTACCCCGAGCCGCAGGCCAACGACCTGGTCATCCACCAGCAGGACCTCCAGGCCGTCGTCAACGCCCTGTGGCAGGGCGGCGCCGAGGGCATCCGGGTGATGGACCAGCGGCTGATCTCCACCAGCGCCGTGCGCTGCGTCGGCAACACCCTGATCCTCCAGGGCCGCGTCTACTCGCCCCCGTACAAGATCACGGCCGTCGGCGACCGGGGAAAGCTGAACAGGGCCCTCGCGGGCTCCCCGGCGATCCAGAACTACCAGCTGTACGTGAAGGCGTACGGGCTCGGCTGGAAAGTCGACGAGCACAGGGCGGTGACTCTTCCCGGGTACTCGGGCACAGTGGACCTCCACTACGCGAAGCCGGTGAGCTGA